In the Mycobacteriales bacterium genome, one interval contains:
- a CDS encoding DUF899 family protein, with translation MTNALPPITDRASWQAQLDDLLVEEKALTRAGDALAARRRRLPMVEVDPTTPLTGGDGPVPLLDVFEGRSQLVAYFHMWHLGQPAAGQCEGCTFSNTHMSELSYLHSRDVTYAVFCEGPYDESSRYHEFMGWTMPWYSVPPESVDRLVAGRHFGILVSYLRDGGNVYETYWTTGRGNEIMTPSYGVLDRTVYGRQEFWEDSPEGWPQHWGSRDGSAFRLNGRPTAQWSRIEAGRDDDLGNGAGGEAGAPHCH, from the coding sequence ATGACGAACGCGTTGCCGCCCATCACGGACCGGGCCTCCTGGCAGGCACAGCTCGACGACCTGCTGGTCGAGGAGAAGGCGCTGACCCGCGCGGGCGACGCGCTGGCGGCGCGGCGGCGCCGGCTGCCGATGGTCGAGGTCGACCCGACGACGCCGCTCACCGGCGGCGACGGGCCGGTGCCGTTGCTCGACGTGTTCGAGGGACGGTCGCAGCTCGTCGCCTACTTCCACATGTGGCACCTCGGCCAGCCGGCGGCGGGGCAGTGCGAGGGGTGCACGTTCTCCAACACGCACATGAGCGAGCTGTCCTACCTGCACTCGCGGGACGTGACCTACGCGGTGTTCTGCGAGGGGCCGTACGACGAGAGCTCGCGCTACCACGAGTTCATGGGCTGGACGATGCCCTGGTACTCCGTGCCGCCGGAGTCGGTCGACCGGCTGGTCGCCGGCCGGCACTTCGGCATCCTCGTCAGCTACCTGCGCGACGGCGGCAACGTCTACGAGACGTACTGGACCACCGGCCGCGGCAACGAGATCATGACGCCCTCCTACGGCGTGCTGGACCGCACGGTCTACGGCCGCCAGGAGTTCTGGGAGGACTCGCCGGAGGGCTGGCCGCAGCACTGGGGCTCGCGCGACGGCAGCGCGTTCCGGCTGAACGGCCGCCCGACCGCGCAGTGGTCGCGGATCGAGGCGGGCCGCGACGACGACCTCGGCAACGGTGCCGGCGGCGAGGCGGGCGCGCCCCACTGCCACTGA
- the clpS gene encoding ATP-dependent Clp protease adapter ClpS, which produces MAPERVERPESDERTDPDRPWVTIVWDDPINLMSYVTYVFQKLFGYSREKATKLMLDVHQKGRAVVSSGAKEQMEFDVARLHAAGLWATLQQD; this is translated from the coding sequence ATCGCGCCGGAGCGGGTGGAGCGCCCGGAGTCGGACGAGCGGACCGACCCGGACCGCCCGTGGGTCACGATCGTGTGGGACGACCCGATCAACCTCATGTCCTACGTCACGTACGTGTTCCAGAAGCTGTTCGGCTACTCGCGCGAGAAGGCGACGAAGCTGATGCTCGACGTGCACCAGAAGGGGCGCGCGGTCGTGTCGAGCGGCGCCAAGGAGCAGATGGAGTTCGACGTGGCGCGGCTGCACGCGGCCGGGCTGTGGGCGACGTTGCAGCAGGACTGA